Proteins encoded within one genomic window of Camelina sativa cultivar DH55 chromosome 19, Cs, whole genome shotgun sequence:
- the LOC104763999 gene encoding protein PNS1-like, translating into MPTPTSNGHASRLQIQEPRTMSPLPPSSSPIAFKEQQGRPPPTAHQTIAGKLFRNLFKGLLFSQLTLISLLVIVLTIRGLISASSHHFHPKKWYPPLLASVAVSGVASLAWQCIFIYNPSRAVRATFWLSPILTCSVGILLVLIGSAVDAGIGSVFVLFAITQSLYGCWITTRFEYTDKILSLATAFPPARTREVVCLSITVSLVYSGFLLTGIGGATSTRTSLDLLFISVILISLACTMQVLKNVQQVAISRARYVNFAHGEEMDAWDAFRITMKHLVGSICIGSTLVPIVVFIRGSIRSVNLMSGSSDEVMYSGADCFSSIANKLITLGNRWGFVHVGTYDKGFVEASSDTWNKFRSTSGLEKLIDSDLTSSFCFLSAVSVGAVSSLTAGIWMLLIHKDYALEVTLYAFMIGYFVGRVALAWVQACVLAYYVAYSEDPHSVRFDGTIPHRIQRLQMLSAHRDNRELEMGREREEDTYNNC; encoded by the exons ATGCCTACACCAACAAGCAACGGCCATGCCTCTCGCTTGCAGATTCAAGAACCAAGAACAAtgtctcctcttcctccttcttcttctccaatcgcCTTCAAG GAACAACAAGGTAGACCACCTCCCACCGCACATCAAACAATAGCAGGAAAACTCTTTAGAAACCTCTTCAAGGGTCTTCTCTTCTCACAACTAACCTTAATATCGCTTCTGGTGATTGTTCTCACCATTCGCGGTCTCATCTCAGCAAGTTCACACCATTTCCACCCCAAGAAATGGTACCCTCCTTTACTAGCGTCTGTTGCTGTCTCAGGAGTTGCATCTTTAGCCTGGCAATGCATCTTTATCTACAATCCATCTAGAGCAGTCAGAGCAACGTTCTGGCTTAGTCCAATACTCACCTGCTCGGTAGGGATCTTGCTTGTTCTTATAGGCTCGGCAGTAGATGCAGGGATCGGTTCAGTTTTTGTGCTTTTCGCCATTACTCAGTCTCTGTATGGTTGCTGGATCACTACCAGGTTTGAATACACCGATAAGATATTGTCACTTGCTACAGCATTTCCACCTGCAAGAACCAGAGAAGTAGTCTGTTTATCAATCACTGTCAGCTTGGTTTACTCTGGTTTTTTGTTGACTGGAATAGGAGGAGCAACGTCCACTAGAACAAGTCTAGATCTATTGTTCATATCCGTAATCTTGATAAGCTTAGCGTGTACAATGCAAGTTCTCAAGAATGTACAACAAGTTGCGATCTCGAGGGCGAGATATGTAAACTTTGCTCATGGAGAAGAGATGGACGCTTGGGATGCTTTTCGCATCACTATGAAACACTTGGTTGGGAGCATCTGCATTGGCTCGACGCTTGTTCCAATCGTCGTATTCATCAGAGGGTCGATCAGAAGCGTTAATCTAATGTCAGGGAGCAGCGATGAGGTCATGTATTCAGGTGCTGATTGCTTCTCTTCCATTGCCAACAAACTCATTACACTTGGAAACAGATGGGGCTTTGTACATGTGGGAACTTATGATAAAGGATTCGTGGAGGCTTCGAGTGACACTTGGAATAAGTTCAGAAGTACAAGTGGGTTAGAGAAACTGATTGATTCGGATCTGACTAGCTCCTTCTGCTTCCTCAGTGCGGTTTCTGTTGGAGCTGTCTCTTCATTGACTGCTGGAATATGGATGTTGTTGATCCACAAGGACTATGCCTTGGAAGTGACTCTATATGCTTTCATGATTGGATATTTCGTG GGAAGGGTAGCTTTGGCGTGGGTACAGGCATGTGTCTTGGCTTACTATGTAGCTTATTCTGAAGATCCTCACAGTGTGCGGTTTGACGGTACGATTCCACATCGTATTCAGCGTCTTCAAATGTTAAGTGCTCACCGAGACAACAGAGAGCTTGAGAtgggtagagagagagaagaagatacttaTAATAATTGTTGA